The nucleotide window TTATTCATTTACCGTTTATGGAAAACCTATTACAAATTTCGAATAAAATGTTTCGTTTTTAACAAAGGGGAGCTTCTATTATTTTATCATTAATAATTTTTGTTGAAAGAAATGAATTTTTAGAATCTTCCATGAAAAAATTGACCTATTTTTGTTTAACAAAAAAAAATAAATTATGGACGTACTTGTGGGATTACAGTGGGGTGACGAAGGAAAAGGGAAAATAATTGATATTTTAAGCCCAAAATATAAAATCATTGCTCGATTTCAGGGAGGACCAAATGCAGGTCATACTCTTGTAATAAACGATAAAAAATTTATTTTTCATACTCTGCCTTCAGGAATTATCCAACCGAATACAATAAATATACTCGGTAGCGGTATGGTTATAAATCCAGTTACTTTACAAGAAGAAATTGATTTATTAAAAAAAGAAAATATATCTTACGAAAATAGAATTTATATTTCACAAAATGCTCATCTAATACTCCCAACACATAAATTACTTGATAAATATTTTGAATTACTTAAAGAAGAAAAAAAGATTGGATCTACATTACGTGGAATAGGACCAACTTATCAAGATAAAATTGCTAGAGTAGGGTTACGATTTGCAGATGTTCTTTCAATAGATTTTAAAGAAAAATATCTCTCTCTTAAATCTAAGCATTTAAATGTTTTAAGTGATTTTCAATACGATACAAGGCAATTAATCAAAGAGGAAGAAGAGTGGTTTGAAGCTATTGAGTTTTTACGTTCTTTTAAAATTACCGATACAGAATTATATTTAAATGAACAGGAAAATAAAGGCACAAAAATATTAGCTGAAGGTGCACAGGGAAGTCTTCTTGATATTAATTTTGGCACATATCCTTATGTTACATCTTCAAATACTTTGTCATCAGGAGCTTGTAACGGTTTAGGTATTCCTCCTCAAAAAATTGATAAGGTTTTTGGTGTTTTCAAAGCATACACAACAAGAGTTGGAGAAGGACCATTTGCCACTGAACTATTTGATGAAGATGGTGAAAAATTACGAAAAAACGGACATGAGTTTGGTTCAACCACAGGAAGACCAAGA belongs to Bacteroidota bacterium and includes:
- a CDS encoding adenylosuccinate synthase — translated: MDVLVGLQWGDEGKGKIIDILSPKYKIIARFQGGPNAGHTLVINDKKFIFHTLPSGIIQPNTINILGSGMVINPVTLQEEIDLLKKENISYENRIYISQNAHLILPTHKLLDKYFELLKEEKKIGSTLRGIGPTYQDKIARVGLRFADVLSIDFKEKYLSLKSKHLNVLSDFQYDTRQLIKEEEEWFEAIEFLRSFKITDTELYLNEQENKGTKILAEGAQGSLLDINFGTYPYVTSSNTLSSGACNGLGIPPQKIDKVFGVFKAYTTRVGEGPFATELFDEDGEKLRKNGHEFGSTTGRPRRCGWLDIPALNYTAMLNGVTDLIITKADVLSGFDKIKTCAGYQNINGVELSYPDIYNSTDIQPKHIEHHGWAKDVSSIKNFEELPLEFKNYISFIEENTQKRISIVSVGPERLQTIMR